In Gordonia phthalatica, one genomic interval encodes:
- a CDS encoding glycerol-3-phosphate 1-O-acyltransferase translates to MGEIVLADTRTGVEQEMVVEWATREHPGVEVRTLDEIDIAGLDPATVLIPARVVWLPPVRRGQRKVALADAIVLSNPRRPPAFRQQAIRRMGPDRARVVQGVAASVAELGDRYEEQQAEGESFAAFVGMRAALSAERAELEVVGTRYKVPRLVAEQISSSARFQAAAAELATALGRTASSVTQEATDKLGTFVATQSRLVQDLFTSTFRGLYERAWSVSADLDTLSELRALNKQSSLVFLPSHRSYVDSLILASVLDQHDFPPNLVLGGENLAFWPMGPIARRAGTIFIRRKFGSDPVYKLAMRSYLSFIVEKRFNLEWYIEGGRSRTGKLRPPMLGLLAYVADAVEALDDHDAMIVPTSIVYDQLPEIAAMARESAGGTKTPEDLKWLLKYARGQRTYRGEARVRFGEPFSLRQALAEAGTGRVRLEKVSFKVMDEINAATPISATSLAGFALLGAEDRAYTAHEIEVILAPLLDYISARSLPGPDPALCRGLGLLDTLRELTDAEVLQTFDGGSEQIWSIAPGNHAVAAYYRNGALHHFVLRSIVELGMLAVSDGDVVEGSPAPDAQADPSEGLLAPAQQEALRIRDLLKFEFFFPAKQEFLHRLGAEMDLVAPGWRAGTLDKDGVHSVLLAKAGQLFARRTLQTFFDAQLVVAQRLVALGAEEKDKETVLADCLGLGRQLSLQGVVPSKDSVSRELYDAAYQLADNRGAVGGPSFDDVMTARRTWLAEVETMRARLERLAAIEAQQAAETEEKETEQ, encoded by the coding sequence TTGGGTGAGATCGTTCTGGCCGACACTCGGACCGGAGTCGAGCAGGAGATGGTCGTCGAATGGGCCACGCGTGAGCATCCCGGTGTCGAGGTCCGCACGCTCGACGAGATCGACATCGCCGGACTGGACCCCGCGACGGTCCTGATTCCGGCCCGCGTGGTGTGGCTGCCGCCTGTCCGCCGCGGTCAGCGCAAGGTGGCGCTCGCCGACGCGATCGTCCTGTCCAATCCGCGGCGACCTCCGGCCTTCCGCCAGCAGGCCATCCGGCGGATGGGACCCGATCGCGCCCGCGTGGTGCAGGGCGTCGCGGCCTCGGTCGCCGAGCTCGGCGACCGCTACGAGGAGCAGCAGGCAGAAGGGGAGTCGTTCGCGGCCTTCGTCGGCATGCGCGCCGCACTGTCGGCCGAACGCGCCGAACTGGAAGTGGTCGGCACGCGCTACAAGGTGCCGCGGCTCGTGGCCGAACAGATCAGCTCGTCGGCGCGATTCCAGGCCGCGGCCGCCGAACTCGCCACTGCGCTCGGCCGCACCGCGTCGTCGGTCACCCAGGAGGCCACCGACAAGCTGGGGACCTTCGTCGCCACGCAGAGCCGCCTGGTCCAGGACCTGTTCACCTCCACCTTCCGCGGTCTCTACGAGCGGGCCTGGTCGGTGTCCGCTGACCTGGACACCCTCAGCGAACTGCGCGCCCTCAACAAGCAGAGCTCCCTCGTCTTCCTCCCGTCGCACCGGTCGTACGTCGACTCCCTCATCCTCGCCAGCGTCCTCGACCAGCACGACTTCCCGCCCAACCTCGTCCTCGGCGGCGAGAACCTCGCGTTCTGGCCGATGGGCCCGATCGCGCGTCGTGCCGGCACCATCTTCATCCGTCGCAAGTTCGGCTCGGACCCGGTGTACAAGCTCGCCATGCGCTCGTACCTCTCGTTCATCGTCGAGAAGCGCTTCAATCTGGAGTGGTACATCGAGGGCGGCCGCAGCCGCACCGGCAAGCTCCGTCCGCCGATGCTCGGACTGCTTGCGTACGTGGCCGACGCCGTCGAGGCGCTCGACGACCACGACGCCATGATCGTCCCCACCTCGATCGTCTACGACCAGCTGCCCGAGATCGCCGCCATGGCGCGTGAGTCCGCGGGCGGCACCAAGACGCCCGAGGACCTGAAATGGCTGCTCAAGTACGCGCGCGGCCAGCGCACCTATCGCGGTGAGGCGCGCGTCCGCTTCGGTGAACCGTTCTCGCTGCGCCAGGCACTGGCCGAGGCGGGCACCGGCCGGGTCCGCCTCGAGAAGGTCTCGTTCAAGGTGATGGACGAGATCAACGCCGCGACGCCGATCTCGGCGACGTCATTGGCCGGCTTCGCCCTGCTCGGCGCCGAAGATCGTGCGTACACGGCCCACGAGATCGAAGTGATCCTGGCGCCGCTCCTCGACTACATCAGTGCACGGTCGCTGCCCGGGCCCGACCCGGCGCTCTGCCGCGGACTCGGCCTCCTCGACACCCTCCGCGAACTGACCGACGCCGAGGTCCTGCAGACCTTCGACGGCGGCAGCGAGCAGATCTGGTCCATCGCGCCCGGCAACCACGCGGTCGCCGCGTACTACCGCAACGGCGCACTGCACCACTTCGTGCTCCGCTCCATCGTCGAGCTCGGCATGCTCGCGGTCTCCGACGGTGACGTCGTCGAAGGTAGCCCGGCGCCCGACGCGCAGGCCGATCCGTCCGAAGGGCTGCTCGCACCCGCCCAGCAGGAGGCGCTCCGGATCCGCGACCTCCTCAAGTTCGAGTTCTTCTTCCCGGCCAAGCAGGAGTTCCTCCACCGGCTCGGCGCGGAGATGGACCTGGTGGCACCGGGATGGCGCGCCGGAACCCTGGACAAGGACGGCGTCCACTCCGTTCTCCTCGCCAAAGCCGGTCAGCTCTTCGCCCGCCGCACCCTGCAGACCTTCTTCGACGCGCAACTCGTCGTCGCGCAGCGGCTCGTCGCCTTGGGAGCCGAGGAGAAGGACAAGGAGACCGTCCTGGCAGACTGCTTGGGGCTGGGACGGCAGTTGTCGCTGCAGGGCGTGGTTCCGAGCAAGGACTCGGTGTCGCGCGAACTGTACGACGCCGCCTACCAGCTGGCGGACAACCGCGGCGCCGTCGGCGGACCGTCGTTCGACGATGTGATGACGGCGCGTCGGACGTGGCTGGCCGAGGTGGAGACGATGCGTGCCCGTCTGGAGCGGCTGGCGGCGATCGAAGCCCAGCAGGCGGCTGAGACCGAGGAGAAGGAGACCGAGCAGTGA
- a CDS encoding HAD-IB family hydrolase codes for MSPLADRLRQIAAAPEGKQVCAFFDYDGTLLEGFSATAILRARLRSMEFTGGELLDGLMIGLRGCSSEQDYAEVLEATKPAFTGKTYAELLAMGEQLFKQDTAAKLRPQMWQVIRAHRAKGHRIVIASSATRFQIEPIAKQIDADHALATDVEVVDGIVTGRILGRPLWGPGKAAAVRRLAKEYDLDLESSFAYSDGNEDVPYLESVGNPAAVSPQRELRAVAESRGWPILDLHNPTYNKLGMMARTSAFYGSFLGGAAVGFAKGLLSDDGTDAMQGAVSAGIDTGFALAGVRVEVLDGHEYLTSARPCVFLFNHQSKLDLPVMIHLIRQQATGVAKKEIRDLPLFGKILQVGGVAFIDRANAGKAIEQLEPVVRKIQDEQFSLVVAPEGTRSATPRIGTFKKGPFHIAMTAGVPIVPVVLRNAGELMWRGAQLIKPGTVEVRVLPPIDTTGWVPEKAGEYAEDARQRYLDALADWPVTAFDDGRMTRTMGIFEWQERKRD; via the coding sequence GTGAGTCCATTGGCCGATCGGCTGCGCCAGATCGCGGCGGCACCCGAGGGAAAGCAGGTGTGCGCGTTCTTCGACTACGACGGCACCCTGCTCGAGGGCTTCTCGGCCACCGCCATCCTGCGGGCCAGGCTGCGGAGCATGGAGTTCACCGGCGGTGAACTGCTCGACGGCCTGATGATCGGACTGCGCGGCTGTTCATCGGAGCAGGACTACGCCGAAGTCCTCGAAGCCACCAAGCCCGCGTTCACCGGTAAGACCTACGCGGAACTGCTCGCGATGGGCGAGCAGCTGTTCAAGCAGGACACCGCGGCCAAGCTGCGACCGCAGATGTGGCAGGTGATCCGCGCGCACCGGGCCAAGGGACACCGGATCGTGATCGCGTCGTCGGCCACCCGGTTCCAGATCGAGCCGATCGCCAAGCAGATCGACGCCGACCATGCGCTGGCGACGGACGTCGAGGTGGTCGACGGGATCGTCACCGGCCGGATCCTCGGCCGACCGCTGTGGGGACCGGGCAAAGCGGCCGCGGTCCGTCGCCTGGCGAAGGAGTACGACCTCGATCTGGAGTCGTCGTTCGCCTACAGCGACGGCAACGAGGACGTCCCCTATCTGGAGTCGGTCGGCAACCCGGCGGCCGTCTCGCCGCAGCGTGAGCTGCGTGCCGTCGCCGAGAGTCGCGGCTGGCCGATCCTGGACCTGCACAATCCGACGTACAACAAGCTCGGCATGATGGCCCGGACCAGCGCCTTCTACGGGTCGTTCCTGGGCGGTGCCGCCGTCGGCTTCGCCAAGGGACTCCTCAGCGACGACGGCACTGACGCGATGCAGGGCGCCGTCTCCGCAGGCATCGACACCGGCTTCGCCCTCGCCGGCGTCCGCGTCGAGGTGCTCGACGGCCACGAGTACCTGACGTCCGCACGCCCGTGCGTCTTCCTGTTCAACCACCAGTCCAAGCTCGATCTGCCGGTGATGATCCACCTGATCCGCCAGCAGGCGACCGGCGTCGCGAAGAAGGAGATCCGCGACCTGCCGCTGTTCGGCAAGATCCTCCAGGTGGGCGGCGTGGCCTTCATCGACCGCGCCAACGCCGGCAAGGCCATCGAACAGTTGGAGCCGGTGGTCCGCAAGATCCAGGACGAGCAGTTCTCGCTGGTCGTCGCGCCGGAGGGCACCAGGTCGGCGACCCCGCGGATCGGCACGTTCAAGAAGGGGCCGTTCCACATCGCGATGACCGCCGGTGTTCCGATCGTCCCCGTCGTCCTGCGCAACGCGGGTGAACTGATGTGGCGCGGCGCGCAGTTGATCAAGCCGGGCACCGTCGAAGTGCGGGTGCTGCCGCCGATCGACACGACCGGCTGGGTTCCGGAGAAGGCGGGGGAGTACGCGGAGGACGCGCGTCAGCGGTATCTCGACGCGCTGGCCGACTGGCCGGTCACGGCCTTCGACGACGGCCGCATGACCAGAACCATGGGAATCTTCGAATGGCAGGAGCGTAAGCGTGACTGA
- a CDS encoding wax ester/triacylglycerol synthase domain-containing protein, producing the protein MSAVDTVMWRGDADRRLRSTISVVEVYDTEPDWDRFLAAHDWGTRMAPRFRQRVIDSPFNTGTPSWEVDPDFDLHYHLRRVRLAGDGSMRELFTLCEQLAMTPLDSARPPWEGYLIDGLADGKTAYLLKAHHALTDGLGAIRVIAQLHSTTRDPIPGKPQPAAPIPRDLSPLDVLTRQIGEEITRLPKVAGLAVDGIKSLADPKKALSRVLRYGRSVPRVAGMISPQGSPLLAGRSVSWRFLAFEAPFDAVHAAAKATGASVNDVYLGGLIGGFRRYHDAMGASVESIPVAIPISVRKPDDPAGGNRIAVGRLAGPVGIDDPFERVLTIREQVRAARSEPAVDVFNTIGPVLAWLPGPLLTQFSGTTSQNDLQASNVPGIPWETFMAGAKVERMFPFGPLPGCAVMATMITHNGTACVGINLDAAAVTDQNLFADCLVDGFNEVLDLVEGEPTGRLVRVID; encoded by the coding sequence ATGAGCGCCGTCGACACCGTGATGTGGCGCGGCGACGCCGACCGGCGGCTGCGGTCGACGATCTCGGTGGTCGAGGTCTACGACACCGAGCCCGACTGGGATCGTTTCCTCGCGGCGCACGACTGGGGCACCCGGATGGCTCCGCGCTTCCGGCAGCGGGTGATCGATTCTCCGTTCAACACCGGCACCCCGAGCTGGGAGGTGGACCCGGACTTCGACCTCCACTATCACCTGCGGCGGGTCCGGCTGGCCGGTGACGGCTCGATGCGCGAGCTGTTCACGCTGTGCGAGCAGCTCGCGATGACGCCTCTCGACTCGGCGCGACCGCCGTGGGAGGGCTACCTCATCGACGGTCTCGCGGACGGTAAGACCGCATACCTGCTGAAGGCGCATCACGCGCTCACCGACGGACTCGGAGCGATCCGCGTCATCGCGCAATTGCATTCGACCACCCGCGATCCGATCCCGGGCAAACCGCAGCCCGCGGCGCCCATCCCGCGCGATCTGTCGCCGCTCGACGTCCTCACCAGGCAGATCGGGGAGGAGATCACCCGACTGCCGAAGGTGGCGGGGCTGGCCGTCGACGGAATCAAGTCGCTGGCCGACCCGAAGAAGGCCCTCAGCCGCGTCCTCCGATACGGCCGCTCGGTGCCGCGCGTGGCGGGCATGATCAGCCCGCAGGGCTCGCCGCTCCTCGCGGGGCGCAGCGTGTCCTGGCGCTTCCTCGCGTTCGAAGCCCCCTTCGACGCCGTCCACGCCGCCGCGAAGGCGACCGGCGCGTCGGTCAACGACGTCTACCTCGGCGGCCTGATCGGCGGCTTCCGCAGGTATCACGACGCGATGGGCGCCTCCGTCGAGTCGATCCCCGTCGCGATCCCGATCTCGGTGCGCAAGCCCGACGATCCCGCGGGCGGCAACCGGATCGCGGTCGGACGACTGGCCGGCCCCGTCGGGATCGACGATCCGTTCGAGCGAGTCCTGACCATCCGCGAGCAGGTGCGCGCCGCACGGTCCGAGCCGGCCGTCGACGTCTTCAACACCATCGGCCCGGTCCTCGCCTGGTTGCCGGGACCGCTCCTGACCCAGTTCAGCGGCACCACCTCGCAGAACGACCTGCAGGCCAGCAATGTGCCGGGGATTCCGTGGGAGACGTTCATGGCCGGTGCCAAGGTGGAGCGGATGTTCCCGTTCGGGCCGCTGCCCGGCTGCGCGGTGATGGCCACGATGATCACCCACAACGGCACCGCGTGCGTCGGCATCAACCTCGACGCCGCCGCCGTCACCGACCAGAACCTGTTCGCCGACTGTCTCGTCGACGGGTTCAACGAGGTCCTGGATCTGGTGGAGGGGGAGCCGACGGGCAGGCTGGTCCGCGTCATCGACTGA
- the thiD gene encoding bifunctional hydroxymethylpyrimidine kinase/phosphomethylpyrimidine kinase, with protein MVDFAYVIAGSEATGGAGIQTDLKTFQELGAFGLGTITCIVSFDPKNDWGHRFVPVDPQVIADQIEAATSAYDLDVVKVGMLGTPATIDVVAEALGGQSWRHVVLDPVLICKGQESGAALDTDTALRAKVLPQATVVTPNLFEATTLSGMDAIETVDDLVEAARRIQGLGPQYVLAKGGVELPGDDAVDVLYDGTDVTVLRSPKIGEERVSGAGCTLAAALTAELAKGASVADAAARAKEFTAAAIAARVTGNLPFAAVRQG; from the coding sequence GTGGTTGACTTCGCATATGTCATCGCCGGATCCGAAGCGACCGGCGGAGCTGGGATTCAGACGGACCTGAAGACCTTCCAGGAACTGGGTGCGTTCGGACTCGGCACCATCACCTGCATCGTCTCGTTCGATCCGAAGAACGACTGGGGCCACCGGTTCGTGCCGGTGGACCCGCAGGTGATCGCCGACCAGATCGAAGCCGCGACCTCCGCCTACGACCTCGACGTCGTCAAGGTCGGCATGCTCGGCACACCCGCGACCATCGACGTGGTCGCCGAGGCGCTCGGCGGCCAGTCGTGGCGGCACGTCGTCCTCGATCCGGTCCTGATCTGCAAGGGCCAGGAGTCGGGCGCCGCCCTCGACACCGACACGGCCCTGCGCGCGAAGGTCCTCCCGCAGGCCACCGTCGTCACCCCCAACCTGTTCGAGGCGACGACGCTCTCCGGGATGGACGCGATCGAGACGGTCGACGACCTCGTCGAGGCCGCCCGCCGCATCCAGGGTCTCGGACCGCAGTACGTGCTGGCCAAGGGCGGCGTGGAGTTGCCGGGCGACGACGCCGTCGACGTCCTGTACGACGGCACCGACGTCACGGTCCTCCGGTCGCCGAAGATCGGCGAGGAGCGGGTCTCGGGCGCCGGCTGCACGCTGGCCGCAGCTCTGACCGCCGAACTCGCGAAGGGCGCGTCTGTCGCCGACGCGGCCGCCCGCGCCAAGGAGTTCACCGCCGCCGCCATCGCCGCCCGCGTCACCGGCAACCTGCCGTTCGCCGCCGTGCGCCAGGGCTGA
- a CDS encoding Lrp/AsnC family transcriptional regulator — translation MPDDVDFRIVHALQAAARAPWGVVAEVAGVSAPTAARRWDRLVASGLAWIVTYPGAAFLNTQCVAFVEVQLQSGGISVVKRLARDGRVATIQHTAGDADLLLTVMTTDLDALGDWVQRLAADPRVTRTRSRIVMQVFGESERWRVSALEPDEESTLDPHRPHSRPLAHPPDSADLRLIAGLAADGRRSAVDLAAATGISAPTVRRRLDALVAERVLSIRCEVAHVLGGWPVTANLWARARPQSLDTLCAALDRFPQIRVCCEVTGPANVVMTVWLHRIGELSSFEADLEAAVPGLVLVDRNITLGTPKRLGSLLDREGRCTGLVPLDLLTVGEA, via the coding sequence ATGCCAGACGACGTTGATTTTCGGATCGTTCACGCGCTGCAGGCGGCCGCGAGGGCACCGTGGGGTGTCGTCGCCGAGGTCGCCGGGGTCAGCGCGCCGACGGCCGCACGCCGTTGGGATCGACTCGTCGCAAGCGGTCTCGCCTGGATCGTCACCTACCCCGGAGCGGCTTTCCTGAACACGCAGTGCGTCGCATTCGTCGAGGTCCAACTCCAATCCGGCGGCATCAGCGTGGTGAAGCGACTGGCACGTGACGGGCGGGTCGCGACGATCCAGCACACCGCGGGCGACGCCGATCTGCTGCTCACGGTGATGACGACCGATCTGGACGCTCTCGGCGACTGGGTGCAGCGTCTCGCCGCGGACCCCCGGGTGACGAGAACCCGCAGTCGCATCGTGATGCAGGTCTTCGGGGAGAGCGAACGGTGGCGCGTCTCGGCCCTCGAACCGGATGAGGAGTCCACGCTCGATCCGCACCGGCCTCACTCGCGACCGCTCGCGCATCCGCCGGACTCCGCAGACCTGCGCCTGATCGCCGGCCTCGCCGCCGACGGACGTCGGTCCGCGGTCGATCTCGCTGCCGCCACCGGCATCAGCGCACCGACCGTCCGTCGTCGACTCGACGCACTGGTCGCCGAACGCGTCTTGTCGATCCGCTGCGAGGTCGCCCATGTTCTCGGAGGGTGGCCGGTCACCGCGAACCTGTGGGCTCGGGCGCGCCCGCAGAGTCTGGACACGTTGTGCGCGGCGTTGGACCGCTTCCCACAGATCCGCGTGTGCTGCGAAGTCACCGGCCCGGCGAATGTCGTGATGACGGTGTGGCTGCACCGGATCGGGGAACTGTCGTCGTTCGAGGCCGACCTCGAAGCCGCAGTCCCCGGCTTGGTGCTCGTCGACCGGAACATCACGCTCGGCACTCCGAAGCGGCTCGGTTCCCTTCTGGACAGGGAGGGTCGCTGCACCGGTCTGGTCCCGCTGGACCTGTTGACCGTCGGAGAGGCCTGA
- a CDS encoding NAD/NADP-dependent octopine/nopaline dehydrogenase family protein, whose amino-acid sequence MRITVIGGGHGSYAAAAEMYEKGHDVVWWRRDRPAFDALLAVGALQIDDHRGARTVPIGSDGGVAIEADLGAAMKGAEVVIAPVPAFAHEDLARAMAPHLEDGQVVYLPPGSFGSYVFARAAAEAGNSAKAAFAETGTLPYLARKHGVDRVVVSGYATRLPTGVFPANDTDRALDVLGRVYPVERSEDALSGALMNAGPVIHPPLILMNAGPLEHFDAWDIHNEGTQDAIRRVTNALDAERVAVREALGYGAPHFPLADHYSADGDEWMYGNAAHEKLTDSGDWREKIDLHTHRYMREDVEIGLALLTSVGRWAGVPTPVASGLLAVANAITGRTPDTGGRTFEALGLAGLDRGQMTNLMQDGVAL is encoded by the coding sequence ATGCGGATCACAGTCATCGGTGGCGGACACGGGTCGTACGCGGCAGCGGCGGAGATGTACGAGAAGGGCCACGACGTCGTCTGGTGGCGGCGTGACCGGCCCGCCTTCGACGCATTGCTCGCCGTCGGCGCGCTGCAGATCGACGATCATCGCGGGGCGCGCACCGTGCCGATCGGCTCGGACGGCGGCGTCGCGATCGAGGCGGACCTGGGTGCGGCGATGAAGGGGGCCGAGGTCGTCATCGCGCCGGTGCCCGCCTTCGCTCACGAGGACCTGGCTCGCGCCATGGCACCGCATCTGGAGGACGGCCAGGTGGTCTACCTCCCGCCGGGCAGCTTCGGCTCGTACGTGTTCGCCCGCGCCGCCGCGGAAGCCGGGAACTCGGCGAAGGCCGCGTTCGCCGAGACCGGAACCCTCCCGTACCTGGCGCGCAAGCACGGCGTCGACCGCGTCGTCGTCAGCGGATACGCAACCCGACTGCCCACCGGCGTGTTCCCGGCGAACGACACCGATCGCGCGCTCGACGTGCTCGGCAGGGTGTACCCGGTGGAGCGTTCCGAGGACGCGCTGTCCGGTGCGCTGATGAACGCGGGCCCGGTCATCCACCCGCCGCTGATCTTGATGAACGCCGGTCCGCTCGAACACTTCGACGCGTGGGACATCCACAACGAGGGCACCCAGGACGCCATCCGCCGGGTGACCAACGCGCTCGACGCCGAACGCGTCGCTGTGCGCGAAGCGCTGGGCTACGGCGCCCCGCACTTCCCGCTGGCAGACCATTACTCGGCCGACGGCGACGAGTGGATGTACGGCAACGCCGCCCACGAGAAGCTGACCGACAGCGGCGACTGGCGCGAGAAGATCGACCTCCACACGCACCGCTACATGCGGGAGGACGTCGAGATCGGTCTCGCGCTCCTGACCTCGGTCGGCCGTTGGGCGGGCGTTCCGACGCCCGTCGCCTCCGGATTGCTCGCCGTCGCGAACGCCATCACCGGCCGCACCCCGGACACCGGCGGACGCACCTTCGAGGCGCTCGGGCTGGCCGGTCTCGATCGCGGTCAGATGACCAACCTGATGCAGGACGGGGTCGCGCTGTGA
- a CDS encoding 3-hydroxybutyryl-CoA dehydrogenase — MSITSVAVVGAGRMGEGIAAALAFGRVDVTIVDLRDRGDAALDYHLRTLDAVRRAFEMKVALRLLDEADLPEVLGRVRVLDRHAAEPVMAEVGLVFEAVPEILEVKREAFSWIESVVATDCPIASTTSSFLVDRLAECVDRPERLLNAHWLNPADLMPLVELSASSVTAPAVVDATRDLLTAVGKQPVVCAASPGYIVPRLQALVMNEAARMVEEGVASAEDIDHAVRIGFGSRFAVLGLLEFIDWGGCDILFHASNYLRTELGERYAPAAVVEEHMASQRRGVTDGAGFYTFDPDTVDAYRAQRTADFAAVLGATGNLRHYTAQPTPIEV; from the coding sequence GTGAGCATCACCTCTGTGGCGGTCGTCGGTGCCGGACGCATGGGCGAGGGCATCGCCGCGGCACTCGCCTTCGGTCGGGTCGACGTCACCATCGTCGACCTGCGCGATCGCGGCGACGCTGCACTCGACTACCACCTCCGCACCCTCGACGCCGTGCGTCGTGCGTTCGAGATGAAGGTCGCACTCCGCCTGCTCGACGAGGCGGACCTACCCGAGGTTCTCGGTCGCGTTCGCGTCCTGGATCGTCACGCGGCGGAACCCGTGATGGCCGAGGTCGGACTCGTCTTCGAGGCCGTGCCCGAGATCCTCGAGGTGAAGCGGGAGGCTTTCTCGTGGATCGAGTCAGTCGTCGCGACCGACTGCCCGATCGCATCGACAACGTCCAGCTTCCTCGTGGACCGTCTCGCCGAATGTGTCGATCGTCCCGAACGACTCCTCAACGCGCACTGGTTGAACCCTGCCGACCTGATGCCGCTCGTCGAACTCAGTGCGAGTTCGGTGACCGCCCCCGCCGTCGTCGACGCCACCCGCGATCTCCTGACCGCGGTGGGTAAGCAACCGGTCGTGTGCGCCGCGTCGCCCGGCTACATCGTCCCGCGCTTGCAGGCCCTGGTGATGAACGAGGCCGCCCGCATGGTCGAGGAGGGCGTGGCGAGCGCCGAGGACATCGATCACGCCGTCCGCATCGGCTTCGGCTCCCGCTTCGCGGTGCTCGGTCTCCTCGAGTTCATCGACTGGGGCGGCTGCGACATCCTGTTCCACGCGTCCAACTACCTGCGCACTGAGTTGGGGGAGCGTTACGCCCCCGCCGCCGTCGTCGAGGAGCACATGGCCTCGCAGCGCCGAGGGGTCACCGACGGCGCCGGCTTCTACACGTTCGACCCCGACACGGTCGATGCCTACCGCGCCCAGCGGACCGCGGACTTCGCCGCCGTTCTCGGCGCCACCGGAAATCTCCGCCACTACACCGCACAGCCCACACCCATCGAGGTTTGA
- a CDS encoding MFS transporter → MTLKDLPATTVAATEPAATEPATHREPTVRIAIASGVGTILEFYDFAIYGTATALVFNKVYFNVSDPWLGTFLGFATFAIGFLMAPIGAALFGQFGDRYGRRTALATAFVMMGSATLIMGLVPDSRSIGIAAPIILVFLRMVHGISRGGEIGGAVTMAAEHAPVHRRGLYGCFVTLGSPVGAILANIAFALVLLLPMDQVIAWGWRIPFLVGGVVLVIGIWTRMRIADTPAFAEADKKAKALEDADEAPIPSGLAVLRTDWRNVAKTAGINIGQNCYAFLFFTFMLSFLTEVAPGRGFSRSSVVWGITLALVCHAATVVLSSHLSDRLGRKAVVGFGMATSIVFAPILFAVAAHGSLVACITVICIGFALTGFIYGPMFTLFAEMFPVRQRYSGVGVGYQVGAIVGGGIAPLVANRIVAVTGSVVPVGFYAAALMIVSLCFLLRVRESAPLAVGKTLRERIGR, encoded by the coding sequence ATGACACTGAAGGATCTACCCGCGACCACCGTCGCAGCCACCGAGCCCGCCGCCACCGAGCCCGCAACCCACCGCGAACCGACCGTTCGCATCGCCATCGCCTCCGGTGTCGGCACGATCCTGGAGTTCTACGACTTCGCCATCTACGGCACGGCGACGGCGCTGGTCTTCAACAAGGTCTACTTCAACGTGTCCGACCCGTGGCTGGGCACCTTCCTCGGATTCGCGACCTTCGCGATCGGCTTCCTGATGGCGCCCATCGGTGCGGCGCTGTTCGGCCAGTTCGGCGACCGATATGGTCGACGGACGGCGCTGGCCACGGCGTTCGTCATGATGGGCAGCGCGACGCTGATCATGGGTCTGGTGCCGGACTCCCGATCGATCGGGATCGCGGCGCCGATCATTCTCGTCTTCCTGCGGATGGTGCACGGTATCTCCCGTGGCGGTGAGATCGGCGGCGCGGTCACGATGGCGGCCGAGCACGCACCCGTGCATCGGCGCGGCTTGTACGGCTGCTTCGTCACGCTCGGCTCGCCCGTCGGCGCGATCCTCGCCAACATCGCGTTCGCGCTCGTCCTGCTCCTGCCGATGGATCAGGTCATCGCGTGGGGCTGGCGCATCCCGTTCCTCGTCGGCGGCGTCGTCCTCGTCATCGGGATCTGGACGCGGATGCGGATCGCCGACACGCCGGCCTTCGCGGAGGCCGACAAGAAGGCCAAGGCCCTGGAGGACGCCGACGAGGCACCGATCCCGTCCGGACTCGCCGTGCTCCGCACCGACTGGCGCAACGTCGCCAAGACCGCGGGCATCAACATCGGCCAGAACTGCTACGCCTTCCTGTTCTTCACCTTCATGCTGTCGTTCCTCACCGAGGTCGCTCCCGGTCGCGGATTCTCGCGGTCCTCGGTGGTCTGGGGAATCACCCTGGCGCTGGTCTGCCACGCGGCGACCGTCGTGCTGAGCAGTCACCTCTCGGACCGGCTCGGTCGCAAGGCCGTCGTCGGATTCGGCATGGCGACGTCGATCGTCTTCGCGCCGATCCTGTTCGCGGTCGCCGCCCACGGCTCGCTCGTCGCCTGCATCACGGTGATCTGCATCGGGTTCGCCCTCACCGGATTCATTTACGGTCCGATGTTCACCCTGTTCGCCGAGATGTTCCCCGTGCGGCAGCGGTACAGCGGCGTCGGTGTCGGATACCAGGTCGGTGCGATCGTCGGCGGCGGCATCGCGCCGCTGGTAGCCAACCGGATCGTCGCGGTCACCGGCAGCGTGGTGCCGGTCGGCTTCTACGCCGCCGCGCTGATGATCGTCAGCCTCTGCTTCCTGCTGCGGGTTCGCGAGAGCGCGCCGCTGGCGGTGGGCAAGACTCTCCGCGAACGAATCGGGAGGTAG